The Metabacillus schmidteae genome has a segment encoding these proteins:
- the murD gene encoding UDP-N-acetylmuramoyl-L-alanine--D-glutamate ligase, which yields MKNVNDYLHKHVLVIGLAKSGLAAAKLLHRLGANVTVNDVKATEEDTSVKELTSMGIKVVGGGHPLSLIDENPVDLVVKNPGIPYSNPLIARAIEKKLPVITEVELAYKISEADIIAITGSNGKTTTTTLIYEMLKEDQKQPLIAGNIGTVACEVAQNATKENVIVMELSSFQLLGTIEFKPAIALILNIFDAHLDYHGTKEEYAYAKGKIYENQTTGDVSIINKNDEEVCTLSETSNAQKIYFSTSSFLEDGVCIKDDSIWFKGDEIIKVKDIVLPGVHNLENILAAVAAVKLRGVSNEAIYKVLTTFQGVKHRLQYVDSVDGRRFYNDSKATNILATSKALQAFTSPTILLAGGLDRGNEFDDMKPYLENVKAMILFGETAPKLERIAKERGIEHIKRVDNVEKAVSAAFNVSEIDDVILLSPACASWDQYKTFEERGDIFIQAVHKLN from the coding sequence TTGAAAAATGTGAACGATTATTTACATAAACATGTATTAGTTATAGGATTAGCAAAAAGCGGCTTAGCAGCCGCTAAATTATTACATCGGCTTGGAGCAAATGTTACAGTAAATGATGTAAAAGCAACAGAAGAAGACACAAGTGTAAAAGAATTAACAAGTATGGGAATCAAAGTAGTTGGAGGGGGACATCCATTATCTTTAATAGATGAGAACCCGGTTGATCTTGTTGTTAAAAACCCTGGAATACCTTATTCGAATCCGTTAATTGCTCGTGCAATAGAGAAAAAATTACCGGTCATAACCGAAGTGGAGCTTGCTTATAAAATATCAGAAGCTGATATTATTGCAATAACTGGTTCAAACGGAAAAACAACGACAACAACGTTAATTTATGAAATGCTTAAAGAAGATCAAAAACAACCTTTAATCGCTGGAAATATTGGTACTGTGGCATGTGAAGTAGCTCAAAATGCAACAAAAGAAAATGTCATTGTCATGGAGCTATCATCATTTCAATTATTGGGAACGATAGAATTTAAACCTGCAATTGCCCTGATTCTTAATATATTTGATGCACACTTAGATTACCATGGAACAAAAGAGGAATATGCATATGCAAAAGGAAAAATATATGAAAATCAAACAACCGGTGATGTATCAATAATTAACAAAAATGACGAAGAAGTTTGTACACTTTCAGAAACATCCAATGCACAAAAAATATATTTTTCTACATCAAGCTTCCTTGAAGATGGAGTATGTATTAAAGATGATTCCATTTGGTTTAAAGGTGATGAGATTATTAAAGTGAAAGATATTGTTTTACCTGGAGTGCATAATTTAGAAAATATTCTTGCAGCTGTAGCAGCAGTAAAATTAAGAGGTGTGTCAAATGAAGCAATTTACAAAGTCCTGACAACCTTTCAAGGAGTTAAACACCGGCTTCAATATGTAGACTCTGTTGATGGTCGACGTTTTTATAATGATTCTAAGGCAACAAATATTCTTGCTACGAGTAAAGCTCTCCAAGCGTTTACATCACCTACGATATTGCTAGCAGGTGGTCTTGATCGTGGAAATGAATTTGATGACATGAAACCATACTTAGAAAATGTAAAAGCTATGATTTTATTTGGAGAAACAGCACCAAAGCTGGAGAGAATAGCGAAAGAAAGAGGAATAGAACATATTAAACGTGTCGATAATGTAGAAAAAGCTGTATCTGCGGCGTTTAATGTTTCTGAAATTGATGATGTTATATTGCTTTCACCAGCATGTGCAAGCTGGGATCAATACAAAACTTTTGAAGAAAGAGGAGACATTTTTATTCAAGCCGTGCATAAGCTTAACTAA